The following proteins are co-located in the Nocardia bhagyanarayanae genome:
- a CDS encoding LLM class F420-dependent oxidoreductase, with amino-acid sequence MSRPVRIGVQLQPQHAPKYGLIRDAVLRAEDAGVDVVFNWDHFYPLSGDPVGAHFECWTMLAAFAEQTERVEIGALVTGGGYRNPELLADMARTVDHISDGRLILGIGAGWFQKDYEEYGYEFGTAGSRLDLLKESMARLTARLKKLNPQPVREIPILIGGGGERKTLRLVAEYADIWHSFADLAGLTHKNQVLAQHAAAIGTDASRIERSVPWPGAERAPKFVEAGVGLFTVGVSGPGYDFGELEQAIRWRDEVNPEQVSGLA; translated from the coding sequence ATGAGTCGACCGGTTCGGATCGGAGTTCAGCTGCAGCCGCAGCACGCGCCCAAGTACGGGTTGATTCGCGATGCTGTGCTGCGGGCCGAGGACGCCGGTGTGGACGTCGTGTTCAACTGGGATCATTTCTATCCGCTCAGCGGCGATCCGGTCGGCGCGCACTTCGAGTGCTGGACGATGCTGGCGGCGTTCGCGGAGCAGACCGAGCGGGTGGAGATCGGCGCGCTGGTCACCGGCGGCGGGTACCGGAATCCGGAACTCCTGGCGGATATGGCGCGGACCGTCGATCACATCAGCGACGGCAGGCTGATCCTCGGCATCGGCGCGGGCTGGTTCCAGAAGGACTACGAGGAGTACGGCTACGAATTCGGCACGGCGGGAAGCCGTTTGGATCTGCTGAAGGAGAGCATGGCCCGGCTCACCGCGCGGCTGAAGAAGCTGAACCCGCAGCCGGTCCGGGAGATCCCGATTCTGATCGGCGGCGGTGGCGAGCGGAAGACGTTGCGCCTGGTCGCCGAGTACGCCGACATCTGGCACAGCTTCGCCGACCTCGCCGGTCTCACGCACAAGAACCAGGTGCTCGCGCAGCACGCCGCCGCCATCGGCACCGACGCCTCTCGTATCGAGCGCTCGGTGCCGTGGCCCGGTGCGGAGCGGGCGCCGAAGTTCGTCGAGGCCGGGGTCGGGCTGTTCACCGTCGGGGTGAGCGGCCCCGGCTACGACTTCGGCGAGCTCGAGCAGGCCATCCGCTGGCGCGACGAGGTGAACCCGGAACAGGTCAGCGGACTGGCCTGA
- a CDS encoding cytochrome P450 family protein has protein sequence MTAANEIIELTDDDFYQDPHAVYRRLRERGPIHRVRLDGVLSWLVVDQDVAKQAFVEPNISKRVTSPEGQAAIAKHGGAEKFAGAVNENMLFADPPQHTRLRSLVAKAFASRAVRDLGPRITAIADSLLDELSAKESADLLDDYAFPLPIMVICELLGVADDDKDDFRAWTEIVVNESASVEERTSAGISFFTYLTELIAVRTDNPREDLLSELIIAKDDGDRLDQQELISMLFLLLAAGHETTVNLIGNAVLELLRDPATAERLRADPIRVPAFVEEILRCQGPVHMATARFTTAPITLGGHDIDAGEFVMISLAAANRDPRRYLDPDGVEPARTDNRHIAFGHGIHYCVGAALARMEATIALNRLLDRIPAMSLDGDFAELSWRKSLLIRGLAALPVRLSPPVEGAATRELQYSAN, from the coding sequence GTGACGGCCGCCAACGAGATCATCGAGCTGACCGACGACGACTTCTACCAGGACCCGCACGCCGTCTACCGGAGGTTGCGCGAACGCGGTCCCATCCATCGCGTCCGCTTGGACGGCGTGCTGAGCTGGCTGGTCGTCGACCAGGACGTGGCAAAACAGGCCTTCGTCGAGCCGAACATCAGCAAGCGGGTCACCTCGCCCGAAGGCCAGGCGGCCATCGCCAAGCACGGCGGAGCCGAGAAGTTCGCGGGCGCTGTCAACGAGAACATGCTCTTCGCCGATCCACCGCAGCACACCCGGCTGCGCAGCCTGGTGGCGAAGGCGTTCGCGAGCCGCGCGGTGCGCGACCTCGGCCCCCGCATCACCGCGATCGCCGACTCGCTGCTCGACGAGTTGAGCGCCAAGGAATCCGCCGACCTCCTCGACGACTACGCGTTCCCGTTGCCGATCATGGTGATCTGCGAGCTGCTCGGCGTGGCGGACGACGACAAGGACGACTTCCGCGCCTGGACGGAGATCGTGGTGAACGAGTCGGCCAGCGTCGAGGAACGCACCAGCGCGGGCATCAGCTTCTTCACCTACCTCACCGAACTGATCGCCGTGCGCACCGACAACCCCCGCGAAGACCTGCTCTCCGAGCTGATCATCGCCAAGGACGACGGCGATCGGCTCGATCAGCAAGAACTCATTTCGATGCTGTTCCTGCTGCTGGCCGCCGGACACGAGACCACCGTCAACCTGATCGGCAACGCGGTGCTCGAACTGCTGCGCGATCCGGCCACCGCCGAACGGCTGCGCGCGGACCCGATCCGCGTCCCGGCATTCGTCGAGGAGATCCTGCGCTGCCAGGGTCCGGTGCACATGGCGACGGCCAGGTTCACCACCGCGCCGATCACGTTGGGCGGTCATGACATCGACGCGGGCGAGTTCGTCATGATCTCCCTCGCGGCGGCCAACCGCGACCCGCGGCGGTACCTGGATCCGGACGGCGTGGAGCCCGCCCGCACCGACAACCGGCACATCGCCTTCGGCCACGGCATCCACTACTGCGTCGGCGCGGCGCTGGCCAGGATGGAAGCCACCATCGCGCTCAACCGACTGCTCGACCGGATCCCCGCGATGTCGCTCGACGGCGATTTCGCCGAGCTCAGCTGGCGCAAGAGCCTGCTGATCCGCGGCCTCGCCGCACTGCCCGTTCGCCTGTCGCCGCCTGTCGAGGGGGCAGCGACCCGCGAGCTTCAGTACTCGGCGAACTGA